The Bradysia coprophila strain Holo2 chromosome IV, BU_Bcop_v1, whole genome shotgun sequence genome includes a region encoding these proteins:
- the LOC119066562 gene encoding neprilysin-2-like: MNGLVIFMLYALAYVEGVAIPTTNPTDTLSTGISKNDIEQTNNVCTTDTCTTEANRILNSLDTNIDPCGNFHDFACGNYIRDTVLAEGKPKEWAFSQGQDEIDGQMQSTLREEIRPEELKAFKLAKEFTKMCLDETTLNEKGIAPIRDMLEKYGGWPVVEGDDWKSDEWDWLDATKKMLNDGFPNNFILDITVDFDVADNTKNIITINRAEFGLEKDLLLDGGKNPNVKAYLDYMIDVAVLFGANRTRASEELMEVLLFEAALAQIEAVTVYTKATIDDLETYLPNFNWTDYINWSLNGLHHVNENETVVLNEGGEVIASLDALMQKVTKRTIANYMAWRVVLFASEFSSDELYKRSQTFGNSILGVLKPNPRSVDCSEITMKNLPIAVSAIYVRKFFNEESRKMAVQVAKLIHDEFLQTLNRVPWMDETTRAAAISKANGMYFHIGYPDELLDDKKLDEHYKDLELQSDSLLYSAMRIQKFNKDQKVRLLRIPVNKTDWVEHSIRTTKVGATYLVFENSIELPAAIFQDRFFSIKRPFSMNFGTLGFSLGHEITHGFDSNGRKVDSNGNMADWWEEDTLDKFVERSNCFIQQYSNYTDAHTTVNGEKTLDENIADNGGIKVAYAAYQKYVEKNGADPVLPGLNYTSNQLFWISGAQLWCSVTRPAYIETSNVLNDHTPDNFRIIGAYSNLEHFAKDFNCELGSKMNPVDKCEIW; this comes from the exons ATGAACGGATTAGTGATATTTATGCTGTACGCATTGGCTTATGTGGAAGGTGTTGCTATTCCAACAACTAACCCAACAGATACTCTATCAACTGGAATCTCAAAAAATGATATTGAACAGACAAATAATGTTTGCACAACCGATACTTGCACAACGGAAGCGAATCGGATCTTGAACTCTCTAGACACCAACATCGATCCGTGTGGGAATTTCCACGATTTTGCATGTGGCAATTATATACGAGATACAGTGCTTGCTGAAGGGAAACCCAAAGAATGGGCATTTTCGCAAGGTCAAGACGAAATTGATGGACAAATGCAATCAACACTACGTGAAGAGATCCGGCCAGAAGAACTGAAGGCATTTAAGCTCGCTAAGGAATTTactaaaatgtgtttggacgAAACGACTTTGAATGaaaaag GAATCGCACCAATAAGGGACATGTTAGAGAAATATGGTGGATGGCCAGTGGTGGAAGGCGACGACTGGAAGTCGGATGAATGGGATTGGCTTGATGcgaccaaaaaaatgttgaacgaTGGCTTTCCCAATAACTTCATTTTAGACATAACAGTAGACTTTGACGTTGCcgataacacaaaaaatataatcACA ATAAATCGAGCAGAATTTGGTCTGGAGAAAGATCTGTTGCTGGATGGTGGGAAAAATCCGAATGTGAAGGCTTATCTTGATTATATGATTGATGTAGCTGTTCTTTTCGGTGCGAACCGAACGAGAGCTTCAGAAGAGCTAATGGAAGTTCTCTTATTCGAAGCAGCATTAGCTCAG ATCGAAGCTGTGACTGTTTATACGAAAGCGACCATTGATGACCTTGAAACGTATTTACCGAACTTCAATTGGACCGATTACATAAATTGGAGTTTGAATGGTCTTCATCATGTTAACGAAAACGAAACCGTGGTACTAAATGAAGGTGGAGAAGTGATTGCTTCTCTCGATGCTCTTATGCAGAAAGTAACCAAACGAACAATCGCCAACTACATGGCATGGAGAGTAGTTTTATTCGCTTCGGAATTTTCTAGCGATGAGCTTTATAAACGATCTCAAACATTCGGCAATAGCATACTAGGCGTGCTCAAGCCGAATCCACGATCGGTTGACTGTTCAGAGATCACAATgaaaaa CTTACCAATTGCCGTTAGTGCAATTTACGTCCGTAAGTTTTTCAACGAGGAGTCACGAAAAATGGCCGTTCAAGTGGCGAAACTAATTCACGACGAATTCTTACAAACATTGAACCGAGTCCCTTGGATGGACGAAACAACTAGAGCTGCAGCTATCTCGAAAGCCAACGGAATGTATTTCCATATCGGATATCCGGATGAGCTCCTTGACGATAAAAAACTAGACGAACACTATAAAGACCTTGAACTTCAATCGGATTCTCTACTGTACAGTGCGATGCGTATTCAAAAGTTCAACAAAGATCAGAAAGTCCGTCTGTTACGCATTCCGGTGAACAAAACGGATTGGGTCGAACATTCGATACGAACAACCAAAGTGGGTGCCACGTATTTAGTATTCGAAAATAGCATTG AGCTTCCTGCGGCTATTTTCCAAGATCGATTCTTTTCGATAAAACG GCCATTTTCCATGAACTTTGGTACActtggtttttctttgggACATGAAATTACCCACG GTTTCGATAGCAACGGTAGAAAAGTCGACTCCAACGGCAATATGGCAGATTGGTGGGAAGAAGATACGTTAGACAAATTTGTCGAGAGATCAAATTGCTTCATACAGCAG TATTCAAACTACACAGATGCTCATACAACG GTGAACGGCGAAAAGACTCTCGACGAAAATATAGCCGACAATGGCGGAATCAAAGTTGCGTACGCCGCATACCAAAAATATGTAGAAAAAAATGGAGCCGATCCGGTGTTGCCGGGTCTGAACTACACATCAAACCAGCTGTTTTGGATCAGTGGAGCGCAGCTTTGGTGTTCGGTGACACGACCAGCGTATATTGAAACAAGCAATGTGCTCAACGATCATACGCCAGATAATTTTCGTATAATCGGTGCTTATAGTAATTTGGAGCATTTCGCGAAGGATTTCAATTGCGAGTTGGGCAGTAAAATGAATCCGGTTGATAAGTGTGAAATTTGGTAG